The Corynebacterium callunae DSM 20147 genomic sequence ACTACCTGTCGCATCGGTCGGCATTGCTTCCAATGTGCGTACCAATACCACCATCACCGAGCCTGATGGCACCACCACCAAGCTCAATGGCCCCGGTGCTCCACTGAGTGAAGCAAAGCTTAAAAGCTTGGAAAAGATGCTTGTCGACGCGCTGACGCCCGAGGTTGTTTGGGTTGTGCTGGCGGGCTCCCTGCCCCCAGGGGCACCAAAAGACTGGTATTCACAGCTTACTGCGCTAATCCATGAGGCTCGTCCTGATGTGCGCGTGGCAGTGGACACCTCCGATCAGCCGTTGATGGAAATCGGGAAGAATCTAGAAAGGCCAGGTGCTGCCCCAAACCTCATTAAACCCAATGGTCTCGAGCTTGGACAATTAGCTCAAACCGATGGTGAAGAACTTGAAGCTTTGGCGCTTCAAGGTGATTACTCCGCCATCATCTCTGCTGCTGAAGTTCTGGTAAACCGCGGAATCGAACAGGTTCTTGTCACCCTCGGTGCCGCTGGAGCTGTCTTGGTAAGCGCAGCGGGTGCGTGGGTTTCCTCCACGCCAAAGATTGAAGTTGTTTCCACCGTTGGTGCTGGCGACTGTGCTCTTGCAGGTTTTGTGATGGCACACACCAAGGGCGCAACGATTGAAGATGCACTTCTGCAAGCAGTTTCTTATGGTTCCGCCGCCGCGGCTCTGCCCGGCACCACAATCCCACGTCCTGACCACGTCAC encodes the following:
- a CDS encoding 1-phosphofructokinase; the protein is MIITFTPNPSIDSTLSLGEQLNRGAVQRLTSVTSVAGGKGINVAHAVQLAGLETLAIFPAGKLDPFIALVRDIGLPVASVGIASNVRTNTTITEPDGTTTKLNGPGAPLSEAKLKSLEKMLVDALTPEVVWVVLAGSLPPGAPKDWYSQLTALIHEARPDVRVAVDTSDQPLMEIGKNLERPGAAPNLIKPNGLELGQLAQTDGEELEALALQGDYSAIISAAEVLVNRGIEQVLVTLGAAGAVLVSAAGAWVSSTPKIEVVSTVGAGDCALAGFVMAHTKGATIEDALLQAVSYGSAAAALPGTTIPRPDHVTAAGAEVTQVKNSKESS